GTTCATCATCTTCACCATCTGACTGCCCTGCGCGTCAGTCATACCGGCAAACGCCTTGTTGCAGTAAGCCACGCCTTCCTTCAGCGCTGCCACAAGGTCTGCCTTCGAGGTCTTGGTTTTTTCGATCGCTTTCACGGGATTCGGTTCGCCGAGAGCCGTCGAGCAAAAAAGGTACTGGGCATCCGCCACGTGGCCGACTAATTGGCCAAAACTGCGAACATCCGGCGTTGGCTTGAAAGAGTAGTTTTCTTCCGGCATCTTCTCGGCGGCAGCAACTACTTCGCCGCTGACCACTCCATAAAACCCTTTTTCGCTGGCTGTGATTGGATTAGGCGGTGCGGTCGCCGGCGTCTGTGCGAGTACAGCAACGCAGGTGACCATCAATGCGACGAGCACACAACAAACTCTCTTACTCATGTAGACCTCCCTGATCTTTCATATACTGATTTGCCAGATCCTGATTTGCCAGATCATAGACACCGGCTGAACATAACTTCATCAACTGGAAACATCCACCAGGAACACAAGCGGCTGATTCGTGGGAAGTGACGTCCTTCAGCAGACGCCTACCTCAACCCGGGCAATCCTCTGTCAAGCCCCATGACCCCATAACCCATTCCCCCACAAGCAGATCCCCATGGCGCATTAGTTCCCCTCTACAGCTATACTCAAAGCAGAAAGAAAAAAGCCCCGGCCCAGGTCGGGGTTTGCCCTTTGCCATAAAAAGCTAACTAGCTGAATCAAAGTATTTTAGGAGCAACCCGTTTGGAATGAATGCTTTGCGAGCGTATACCGCCTGTAAGCCATTGAATCAAAGCGTTTTACTCCCAAAATACCCCCACCCCCGGGGGGTACCCCGTATCCAAAGCAACACAAGCGACGTCATAAAGATGTATCCTTCTGCTGGCATAAGGAGCCGAGAAACAACCCATGGGAATCGCAACCTCAACGCTGAATCTGGCCCAAGGCAAACTGAATGTGGCCGCGCCCTACCTCATCGAACAGACCTGGGCCGACTACACCCCCGAGCAGCACGCCATCTGGAGCGAACTCGTAACCCGCCGCATGCCCCAGCTCCGCCAGCACGCCTGCCAGGAGTATCTCGACGGCTTCCAGCAGATCGGCCTCCGCGAAGACCAGCTCCCCAACCTCACCGAGGTCAGCGCCCTCCTCCAGCCCCGCACCGGCTGGCAGTCCACCCCCGTAAGCGGCTTCCTCCCCGCAGACGCCTTCTTCGAGATGCTCGCCGCCCGCATGTTCCCCACCACCACCTGGCTCCGCTCGCGCGACTCCATGGAGTACACCCCGGAACCTGACATCTTCCACGACGTCTTCGGCCACGTCCCCATGCACGCCCACCCAGTCTTCGCAGACTTTCTTGAAAGTTACGGAAAGATCTGCGCCCGTCTCACCGAGCCCCAGGCCCTCGAGCGCATGGGTCGCCTCTTCTGGTTCACCGTCGAGTTCGGCCTCATCCGCCAGAACGGCGAGATCAAGGTCTACGGCAGCGGCCTCATCTCCTCCCACGGAGAGTGCACCCGGGTCCTTGCCGGAGGATGCGAGGTCAAAGACTTCGACCTCGACGCCGTACTCAACCAGGAGTTCCAGACCAGCGAGATGCAGCCCGTACTCTACGCCGTCGAATCCTTCGACCAAATCTACGAAGCCACCAAACAGGCCGAAGGCCGCCTGGGCTGAAACCGCCTCGGACCCGACCATCCGGGAACAGCTGAGGAGAAACCGGATGGCAGTTGAGATTAAAAAAGAACGGCTGCGGACTCTATAGCGCGCAGCCGTTCTTTTATGAGTCGATTGACTAACCGTTACCGGTGTCCGCCACCACCATGACCGCCACCGCCGCCGTGGAATCCTCCACTGCCACCGTGGAACCCGCCGCCGCCACCACCGCCGTGGAATCCGCCACCACCGCCAAATCCACCACCGTAACCGCCATGGTATCCACCGCCGTAACCTCCACGGTATCCACCGCCATAGCCTCCACGGTATCCTACGCCGCCGCGGTAACCGTAGCCGCCGCGATAGCCGTAGCCGCCCCAGCCGCCGCGGTAGCCATAGTAGCCGCCGCGGAACCACGGGCCGGCGCCGATGAAGATGCCGCCGCTAAACCACGATGGACCGTAGTAGCCATAAGGAGCGCAGGCGTAGGGATAGTAGCCGTAGTACCCGTACGAGCAGACCGGAGCCCCATAGCCGTAGCCCTCATAAACAGGGCCACCGATGCCGACACCGACTGAGACCTGGGCGTGGGAGTAAGCCGCTGCCGGAACAATCAGCAAGGCGAGCAGAGCGAAATAGCGTAGAAAGCGCATCTTTAAATCTCCTGAGCAAAGCCCAGTACGCCGTCAGGCGTCAGTGGCTGTGCAGGATCCAGTCCTTTTGAAGAGGCCCGGCATCCTGATGTGTAAGAACGCAAAACGGGAAAAAATGTTGTGCCTATGCGTCAAATCTTGTGCTGTACGTCAATTTTGGTGGTCGACTTGCAATGAATTGCGTAACGGCGACCCGACCTGCCATCTTCGTCGGGCCGACGCCAACTGACAGCCTGACGTCACTACGCCTGCCCCATCCGTGGTGAAAAAGCGTCGACGTCAACAAGAATTCCCATTTGGTAAACAAAAAAGAGAGAAAAAGAGAAAACAATTCGCTAGTGCAGGGTAATATATTCCCAACTGTGCAAAGATTTGGCTTGAATACTGCAACTTCCAGCAGGTTGAACGTGCCTTCTATTTTGGTCCACTGATTGCACTAGCATCAACGTTCGTCCAACAAGGCATTATTTGGATGGACGAGAACTTTCTTAGGGGATTTATGCGTCGCTTTGCCTATCTTTTGCTTCTGGTGATCTTTGTAAGTGTCTCTGCCTCATGCGTAAGCGCATCGACCGACTGCGAGCGTTGGTTTGTCGCCTATCGCCAGGAGCTGGCGCACTCCCGCCAGATCCAGCGTATCGCTGCTGCAAAGCACCGCGCCAAGCTCTACGCTCAGCGCAAGATCCAGCCTCAGCCGAAGCCAAAGCTGATTCCCGCTGTCGCACCGGGCCCTCGCATGACTCGCCCACAGACGCTCCACCGAATCAACCTGGCTTGTGGTGTTCTACCCGACGGCGGCAGCGATGGGCCGCTCCTTGCAGAGGAGACACCAGGCCCTCTCCACACCGAACTCCCTCTCAGTGAGGGTATCGATCTCCTGCCAACCGGATTGGGCGAGCCGATCGCCTCCAACAACGTCCCACCGCCTCCTTCCTATGGAGGTGTCTCCCCCGAGCTTCCGCAGGGCGGCCCACCCGTCTATACGCCAGTCTTCGGCGGAGGAGGCCTGCCTCCCGGCACTCCAGGCAAGGGAGCAACAGCACCGCCAAACTCTCCTGGCACCCCAGGAACCCCCACCTCTCCAGGCACCCCGGGAGCCCCCGGAACCCCAGGAACTCCGGGCGCACCAGGAACACCCGGTACCCCAGGAACACCCGGCACCCCGGGGACACCAGGAACTCCGGGCACCCCGGGAACACCCGATACCCCAGGAACTCCAGGAACCCCTGGGACTCCCGGCACGCCTGCTCCACCGGTCCCGGTTGTTCCAGAGCCTTCCAGCTACGTCCTCGTCCTGACGGGAGTGATCGGCGCAGCTGGTGTAATTCGTCGCAGATTCAAAGCCTAGGAATGTCTCTTAGCCTATTGTGACCTGCTACGGCACTTGAATAGCATTGCCGATCAGCAGGATCACAGGAGCAGGACCCACCGCGCTATCGTCAAGCTGGGCAAGAGTTGTACTGTAAACATGCTCATCCGCCGCAGTTGCCTTGCTGATCGCAACACAAGGCGTCTCACCGGCGATTCCTGAAGAAATAAGATCCTCTGCCAGCGCACGAAACCTGCGGCCCGGCATATAGATCACCAGCGTAGCGTCCTCCGGCAGAGCCTTCGCCCACTTCGGCGTCAGCTCCAGCTTCTCCGCCGCATGGTGCGCTGTAGCGAGAATCAGCTTTGAAGCTGCGCTGCGATCTGTCAGCGGCGTCTTGAGTCTAGCGGCCGCAGCAAACGCAGTCGTAATGCCGGGGACGATCTCAAACGGAATCTTCGCCCCACGCAGTGCGCCGATCTCCTCGCCCGCGCGCCCAAAGATCAACGGATCGCCGGACTTCAGCCGCAACACGGATCGGCCCGCCTGCGCCGCCCCCAGCATAAGAACGTGAATCTCGGCCTGCGTAATGCGCGGCTGCCCACACCGTTTCCCAACCGAGATAACTTCCGCCCCCCCATGGGCCAGCGACAGGATCTCAGCTGAGACCAGATCATCAGGCAGAATCAGATCAGCTGTTTCAAGTAGGCGAAGAACCCGAAGCGTAAGCAGGTTCGGGTCACCGGGACCGGCACCTGCTAGATAGACGGTTCCAGGCTGAGCAGCAGCGTTCACGATTTCTTCTCGGGTAATGGATTCTTCAAAGCATGTTCGCGGGCAAGCAGGCGAGAGGGGCAGGCCTCATAGCCGCACACCTCACGCTGTGCGAGCTGGTGAAGCAGCCACTTCCGCTCTTCATTCAGCGGCTCCGTCTGTGTTACCTCGCGGCGCAGATTCCCGAGGTCGGTCAGCCAGTCGCCGACGTCCAGCGGTAGTTGTCCATTGATCTCTTTGCGCAGCCTCTGTGCCAGCGCCGGGCTAGCCCCTGCGGTCGAAATAGCGATCTGCAGATCACCACGCCGCACGACAGAAGGAAAGTAAAAGTCGCAAAACGGCGGATCGTCCACCGCATTGCAGAGGATGTCTTTCTCGGTCGCCTCTCGGAAGACGGCTCTATTCACCACAGGATTATCGGTTGCGGCAACCACCAGGAACTGCCCCAGTAAATCGCCTTCGACATAATCTCGGCGCAGCCACTCGATCTCGCCTGCCGCCGCCATCTCAACAACACGAGGACGGGCCTCCGGCGCAATCACCATCACCTTGGCGTGAGCGGCCAACAGCGAGTCGATCTTCGCTTCAGCAAGATTGCCTGCTCCAATCACGACGCATGGTCGGCCGGCAATCTTCAGAAAGATAGGAAAGAGATCCATGGAACTAGGCTACTCTCCCGGCGCGTGGCGGCCGGCGCCGACCGGCGGAGCATCGCGTTCCACTGGATCGATCACTGTACCCGCAAGCTGGGCGCGCAGGCTATCGTCATCAGTGCGCGCAAAGTAAGCTCGCAGATCTTCTTCCGGCTGACGAGCCTCAAGATACCCCCGCAACAACCGCTCAATAGCATCCGGGACATCGTCCGCCGCAGCACGATAACCTAATGGTCGCGCAGTCCGAGCGAACTTACCCACCGCTCCTCCCACGCAGAAATAGAAGGCGTCCACCAATCTCCCGTCCTTCTTGATCTTCTTGCCCTCAAGCCCAATGTCAGCGATCCAGTGCTGTCCGCAGCTGTTGGTGCAGCCTGTAACGTGAAGCTTGATCTGCTGGTCGAAGCCCGGCAGGCGCTCTTCCATCTCACTGACCAGCCACTTCGAAAAGCCCTTCGTCTCAGCAATCGCCAGCTTGCAAAACTCCGTGCCGGTGCAGGCGATCGCTCCCCGCCAGAAGGCTGAAACATCCACGTGCAGCTCCAATCCATTCAGCGCCAACACCAGATCGGTCGTCTTCTCGTTCGGCACATTGACGATGAGGATATTCTGCATAATCGTCGTGCGAAGTTCTCCGCTTCCATACTGGTCTGCCAACTCCGCCAGCTGATGGAGTTGCTCCCCCGAGAGGCGGCCACGCAATACGCTCGCGCCCACCGACGACCAACCAGCCTGACGCTGCGGCGCGACGCCGATATGATCACGATAAACATCATCAGGAATCACGTCCGCGGTGACCGGGCTCGGATCCAATTTGTAACCCAGCTTGGCCTCTAATGCCTCCAGAAAAGACTCCGCAGTCCAACCATGCCGCATAAACAGATACTTGATGCGAGCGCGAGTGCGGTTCTCACGCAGCTCCTGTTGTTCGCGAAAGATCTCGGCCGTGGCATGCACAGCCGCATACGCCTGATCCTGCCCAATAAACACAGGGATACGCACCGCAAGGTGAGGTTCCGTCGACAGGCCTCCACCCACCCGCAACGTATAGCCAATCTCTTCCTTTCCGTCGACCCTGCGTCGAATGGCCGTCAGCGCAACATCGTTGATCTCCGGATACGAGCACCACAGCGGGCAGCCGGTGACCGAGATCTTGAACTTGCGTGGCAGGTTATAAAACTCAGGATTGGCCGTGAGTTTGTGCGCAATCTCTACAGCCAGCGGTGAAGCATCGATAAGCTCGTGTCCATCGATTCCAGCCAGCGGACAGCCCGTCACGTTGCGGACAACATCACCGCATGCGCCCTTTGGGCTGAGCCCCACCGCAGTGAGCGCATCCACCACCTCAGGCAACGCCTCGATGGTCAGCCAGTGCAGCTGTATATTTTGCCGCGTCGTAATATCCGCAAGATTCCGAGCGTACTTCTTCGTAAGATCCGCAATCACGCGCAACTGTGCGCTGGTGAGAATCCCGTTCGGCAGACCGATACGCATCATGAAGTACTCGGTCGCCTTCCCCTCGCCACCGACACCTCCGGTGGCTCCCACACCATCGCCCTGGGTATAGATCCCCCACCACTTGAAGTAGAGGCCAGCCCACTCCGGAAGAACAGATTCGCGGCCCTCTTTGGCAAACTGGCGAACCTCCTCCCACGCCTCCCACGGATTCTTCGCCAGCTTCAGGCGTTCCGACTTTTGCGCTTTGGTCTCTTTAACAACGGCTGTGGCTGGAGTGCTCATGAGAAGTATCCTTTTGTGTAGGGCAGAAACAAGAAGGCCCACTTTATTCAGTGGGCGCTGGTGGCTTTGCTAAGAAAAGGGAGACTTATCGGGTAAGTCTACAACTCAGGCAAAGGCAACGGCGCACGCGGTCGTGACAACACGTGCGACAAGCCATTGGCATAAGCTGAGTCAAACTCACCATCCCTCTAAGATAGTTGTCGCAGGACCACACGTCAAGGCTTCTCTATCTGCCCAGCGCACTCATCACTCAATCCGCCTCTGCGAGTGAGAGCTTGTGCCGAACATCCGAACCGCGAACCCAGAAGATTACATCTTCGGCGATATTGGTGGCGTGGTCCGCCGCCCGCTCCAGGTTCCGCGAGATGATGATCGCATTCAACGCCTGCCCGCTCACCACCGGATGCTGTTGCATCACCTCAATCAACTCATTCTGCACATCGCGGTTCATATCGTCGATCTCATCGTCCATAGCAAGCACGGACTCCGCCAGCTTCGCGTCCGCCTCCAGCAACGACTGAATCGCCCGGCGGATCATCACCCCAACCTTCTCGCCCATATCCGGTATGTCGATCGGCAGAGAGATCTTCGGAGAATCCTGCAGGTACTGGGTCCGCGAAGCGATGTTGGTCGCTTGATCCCCAATGCGTTCCAGATCGCCGTTGATCTTAATCACCGACAGGATGAAACGAAGATCGATAGCCATAGGCTGCTCTTTGGCCAGCAGGTCGTACGCCATCTCGTCTACATCACGTTCCGCCGCGTTGATCGCCGCTTCGATCTCCTTCACGTGGTCGCAAAGACTCAGATCCCCGGTAAGATAAGCTTCCAGCGACAACGAAAGAGCCTGCTGCGAAAGCGCAGCCATGGCGAGAAGTTTGTCTTTGAGAGCGACCAATTGCTGTTGAAAGTTGATACGGGGCATTCGGGAGACCTTCGATCTGGGAGCGTTCCACTATTGTGACGTAAATAAGGCGAAGAGACCAAGGAATATTATGACTTCCGGCTCCACGAATGGTACACAATTCGTGTCACAGGCGGATTACTTGTAAAGCAGGTAGGTCTGGCGTTGGCGCTCAAAAGTAGCCAGGTCCGTCGCCCATCCGGCTGCGATCTTATGGGGATCGTCCAGGTTGGTCAGCGCCTGCATCGTATCCACGTTTGTCACCAGGTACGCAGCCTTTGCCAACTGAAACTCTGGATAGAGATGATGCAACGCACTGAGCAGTTCGATCCCCATCTCAGGCGAATTGAAAGCAACTCGGTCCGTCACAGTAAAAGCAATCCCAGGGATCGACTTCCCGTGAGAGGGATAGTGATTGGAGTCCTCTGCAACCGCAAAGTTAGTCGGTGCGAAGCTCACTCCAGCAATCTTTCGCGCGGTCAGGTAAGCTGCCAGCTCCGGCGCATTGATGTAGGGCGCGCCAATATGCTCATAAGGTTTATCCGTTCCGCGGCCAACAGATATGTTCGTCATCTCAGCCAGACCCACAGCGGGATAGAGCGTCGCCGCCGTCGGAGTCCGCAGGTTCGGGCTCGGATTTGTCCACTTCAATCCCGTCTCATCAAAGTACTGTGTGCGAGACCAGTTCTTCATCGGCACCACAACCAGCTGCGCGTGAATGGGAACCAGAATGTTAGGCGAGGTAGGACCCGAAACTCGCCGTTCGCTGTTGAAATAAAGTGCAAGCTCCCCAAGAGTCATGCCGTTGCGCACAGGCATCGGCATGTAATTGTTATAAGACTCAGCCCCTGCATCAGACACTGGTCCCTGCACCGCCACACCCCCGTTTGGGTTCGGACGATCCAGCAGAATAATCTCAATATGTGCCTGCGCCGCCGCCTCGAGAAAGTATCCAACCAGCGCTTCATAGGTGTAAAACCGCACTCCTACATCCTGCAGATCAATCACCACAGCATCAAGATCTTTCAGAGACTCGGGGCTGGGATGGCGCTGTTCAGGCTTCGCGCCATAAAGGCTCAGTATCGGGAGCTTGGTCGCAGGATCCACATCATTGCCGATTTTGACAGTATCCTTCGTCCCCAGAAGACCATGCTCGGGCGAGAACAACGTCTTCAGCTCAACCTCCGGCAAGCTGTGCTGCAAGATGTCGATCGTCCGTCTGCCTTCGCGATCAACTCCGGTCTGGTTCGTCAGCAACCCGAGCCTCAAGTGGTCGCCGTGGCGTTTCGCAGCCTTCGCCAGAGCCTCGAAGTGAGTCGCCTCAAGCACGTCAACTCCCGTGAGCGTCTCCGTGCTGGCAATAGTAGTGGAATGCTCGACGTCAACACGCATCGCACGGGCTGCAGCGGAGGCTACCTGTCCCCGCAAAACTGAGATAGGTGGCGCGCCACGCGGATGAATCGCATTCGACAAAATAACGACAAAGCTGTCGCTCTCCGGATCCATCCACAGTGAGGTCCCGGTAAACCCCGTATGCCCGAAGCTCCCGATCGGAAACATCTCGCCGCGCGGCCGCGAAAACGCCGAATTGATATCCCAGCCAAATCCCCGCACCGCCACGCCGGTTGTTGTCTTTCCATCTGGAGTAAAGATCGTTGCGCCGGTCACCGCGGCAGTCGGCTGCTCCGGCTCTGTCATCAACTTTAAAGTCGCCTGACTCAACGGAAAGTTGCTCGCCCTCCCGGCAAGCCGATCCAACAACCCCTGGGCGAACAGCGCAACATCCGCAGCCGTAGAAAACACTCCAGCATGCCCCGCAACTCCACCCATTCGTCGAGTAGTCGGGTCATGCACAGTCCCGCGCAACATCCGCCCAAAGTCAGGATTCGTAGCCGTACCTTGATCGTCATAAGCGGTAGGCGCGATCTGCGGAATCCACTGTTCGCGCCGCCATCCATCCGATTTGCAAGGATCAAATCCATGGCCGCCGGCGTTCGTCAGCAAACCAGTGCTGTCCGGCAGCGTCCCACATGCTTTATCCACAGGCAGATATCTCGTATGCGTCATCCCCAGCGGCCCGAAGATATGCTCCTGCGCATACTCCTCCAATG
The Edaphobacter lichenicola genome window above contains:
- a CDS encoding nitrite/sulfite reductase, translated to MSTPATAVVKETKAQKSERLKLAKNPWEAWEEVRQFAKEGRESVLPEWAGLYFKWWGIYTQGDGVGATGGVGGEGKATEYFMMRIGLPNGILTSAQLRVIADLTKKYARNLADITTRQNIQLHWLTIEALPEVVDALTAVGLSPKGACGDVVRNVTGCPLAGIDGHELIDASPLAVEIAHKLTANPEFYNLPRKFKISVTGCPLWCSYPEINDVALTAIRRRVDGKEEIGYTLRVGGGLSTEPHLAVRIPVFIGQDQAYAAVHATAEIFREQQELRENRTRARIKYLFMRHGWTAESFLEALEAKLGYKLDPSPVTADVIPDDVYRDHIGVAPQRQAGWSSVGASVLRGRLSGEQLHQLAELADQYGSGELRTTIMQNILIVNVPNEKTTDLVLALNGLELHVDVSAFWRGAIACTGTEFCKLAIAETKGFSKWLVSEMEERLPGFDQQIKLHVTGCTNSCGQHWIADIGLEGKKIKKDGRLVDAFYFCVGGAVGKFARTARPLGYRAAADDVPDAIERLLRGYLEARQPEEDLRAYFARTDDDSLRAQLAGTVIDPVERDAPPVGAGRHAPGE
- a CDS encoding phenylalanine 4-monooxygenase, with translation MGIATSTLNLAQGKLNVAAPYLIEQTWADYTPEQHAIWSELVTRRMPQLRQHACQEYLDGFQQIGLREDQLPNLTEVSALLQPRTGWQSTPVSGFLPADAFFEMLAARMFPTTTWLRSRDSMEYTPEPDIFHDVFGHVPMHAHPVFADFLESYGKICARLTEPQALERMGRLFWFTVEFGLIRQNGEIKVYGSGLISSHGECTRVLAGGCEVKDFDLDAVLNQEFQTSEMQPVLYAVESFDQIYEATKQAEGRLG
- a CDS encoding PEP-CTERM sorting domain-containing protein, which translates into the protein MRRFAYLLLLVIFVSVSASCVSASTDCERWFVAYRQELAHSRQIQRIAAAKHRAKLYAQRKIQPQPKPKLIPAVAPGPRMTRPQTLHRINLACGVLPDGGSDGPLLAEETPGPLHTELPLSEGIDLLPTGLGEPIASNNVPPPPSYGGVSPELPQGGPPVYTPVFGGGGLPPGTPGKGATAPPNSPGTPGTPTSPGTPGAPGTPGTPGAPGTPGTPGTPGTPGTPGTPGTPGTPDTPGTPGTPGTPGTPAPPVPVVPEPSSYVLVLTGVIGAAGVIRRRFKA
- a CDS encoding precorrin-2 dehydrogenase/sirohydrochlorin ferrochelatase family protein, with amino-acid sequence MDLFPIFLKIAGRPCVVIGAGNLAEAKIDSLLAAHAKVMVIAPEARPRVVEMAAAGEIEWLRRDYVEGDLLGQFLVVAATDNPVVNRAVFREATEKDILCNAVDDPPFCDFYFPSVVRRGDLQIAISTAGASPALAQRLRKEINGQLPLDVGDWLTDLGNLRREVTQTEPLNEERKWLLHQLAQREVCGYEACPSRLLAREHALKNPLPEKKS
- the cobA gene encoding uroporphyrinogen-III C-methyltransferase encodes the protein MNAAAQPGTVYLAGAGPGDPNLLTLRVLRLLETADLILPDDLVSAEILSLAHGGAEVISVGKRCGQPRITQAEIHVLMLGAAQAGRSVLRLKSGDPLIFGRAGEEIGALRGAKIPFEIVPGITTAFAAAARLKTPLTDRSAASKLILATAHHAAEKLELTPKWAKALPEDATLVIYMPGRRFRALAEDLISSGIAGETPCVAISKATAADEHVYSTTLAQLDDSAVGPAPVILLIGNAIQVP
- the phoU gene encoding phosphate signaling complex protein PhoU, yielding MPRINFQQQLVALKDKLLAMAALSQQALSLSLEAYLTGDLSLCDHVKEIEAAINAAERDVDEMAYDLLAKEQPMAIDLRFILSVIKINGDLERIGDQATNIASRTQYLQDSPKISLPIDIPDMGEKVGVMIRRAIQSLLEADAKLAESVLAMDDEIDDMNRDVQNELIEVMQQHPVVSGQALNAIIISRNLERAADHATNIAEDVIFWVRGSDVRHKLSLAEAD
- a CDS encoding DinB family protein, giving the protein MSKRVCCVLVALMVTCVAVLAQTPATAPPNPITASEKGFYGVVSGEVVAAAEKMPEENYSFKPTPDVRSFGQLVGHVADAQYLFCSTALGEPNPVKAIEKTKTSKADLVAALKEGVAYCNKAFAGMTDAQGSQMVKMMNFDVAKLSVLSINTAHTDEHYGNMVTYLRLKGIVPPSSERQANQGQK